The Nitrosopumilus cobalaminigenes genome contains a region encoding:
- the tes gene encoding tetraether lipid synthase Tes, with amino-acid sequence MALIQISNQSTKNLGKKSTIRFTQSICPDCNMILDAEVFERDNQVFMSKVCPTHGECEELYFGSYEMYKKFSTYWMDGKGAHSPNVMIDKCSCPNNCGLCSNHLSHSGLANMIVTNRCDLTCWYCFFYVKKGLEGAYMYEPDHTQVRGMMKTLRAERPIPGNSMQITGGEPMLREDIADVIKIMKEEGVDHIQMNTNGIRHAMDPEAAREVRLAGCNNLYLSFDGVTARTNPKNHWEIPYALDSCRKTGTTVVFVPTVIKSINDHELGGIIRYAQKNMDVVHAVNFQPVSLTGRMGKSEREKYRITVPDCVQRIEEQTNGEVTVDDWFPVPSCMPLTNVIEAFSSKPKYELSIHFACGAGTYIFEDADTKKFVPLTKFCDIQGMLELFEDKAEEIRSGKNKYFTMLEVVRKLKGFVDTKKQPAGLDLAKMFGNILMKRSFDSVGSWHVKGLFLGMMHFQDKYNEDLERLQRCDIHYVTPDLRIVPFCAFNVIPEWYRDRIQKKYSITVEEWEEREGVKLEDGLYRGLMRRGAGDELAAGCAKSQMFHDAAQATM; translated from the coding sequence ATGGCATTAATTCAGATATCCAATCAATCAACTAAAAATTTAGGTAAAAAATCTACAATTAGATTCACTCAAAGTATCTGTCCAGACTGTAACATGATTTTGGATGCTGAGGTCTTTGAGCGAGATAATCAAGTGTTTATGTCAAAAGTTTGTCCAACTCACGGTGAATGTGAGGAATTATACTTTGGTTCTTATGAAATGTACAAGAAATTCAGTACATACTGGATGGATGGTAAAGGTGCTCATTCTCCAAATGTAATGATTGACAAATGTTCATGTCCAAACAACTGTGGATTGTGCTCAAATCACTTGTCTCATAGTGGATTAGCAAACATGATTGTAACTAACAGATGTGATTTAACATGCTGGTATTGTTTCTTTTATGTAAAGAAAGGCCTTGAAGGTGCTTACATGTATGAACCAGATCATACACAAGTTAGAGGAATGATGAAAACTCTCAGAGCTGAGAGACCAATTCCAGGAAACTCTATGCAAATTACTGGTGGTGAACCAATGCTTAGAGAAGATATTGCTGATGTTATCAAAATTATGAAAGAAGAAGGTGTTGACCATATTCAAATGAATACAAATGGTATCCGACACGCAATGGATCCAGAAGCTGCAAGAGAAGTAAGACTTGCTGGATGTAACAACTTGTATCTTTCCTTTGACGGTGTAACTGCAAGAACAAATCCAAAGAATCACTGGGAAATCCCATATGCACTTGACAGTTGCAGAAAAACAGGTACTACTGTAGTATTTGTCCCAACAGTAATCAAATCAATTAATGACCACGAACTAGGTGGAATTATCAGATATGCTCAAAAGAATATGGATGTAGTTCATGCTGTAAACTTCCAACCAGTATCATTAACTGGAAGAATGGGTAAATCTGAACGTGAAAAATATAGAATCACAGTTCCTGATTGTGTTCAAAGAATTGAAGAACAAACTAATGGTGAAGTAACTGTTGATGATTGGTTCCCAGTCCCAAGTTGTATGCCACTAACTAATGTAATTGAAGCATTCTCAAGCAAACCAAAATACGAATTATCCATTCACTTTGCTTGTGGTGCAGGGACATACATTTTTGAAGATGCAGACACAAAGAAGTTTGTTCCATTAACAAAATTCTGTGACATTCAAGGAATGTTAGAATTATTTGAAGATAAAGCAGAAGAAATTCGTTCTGGTAAAAACAAGTACTTTACAATGCTTGAAGTTGTTAGAAAACTCAAAGGCTTTGTTGATACAAAGAAACAACCAGCAGGGTTAGATTTAGCAAAGATGTTTGGTAATATTCTAATGAAGAGATCATTTGATTCAGTTGGTTCATGGCACGTCAAAGGATTATTCCTTGGTATGATGCACTTTCAAGACAAGTACAATGAAGACCTTGAAAGATTACAAAGATGTGATATTCACTATGTAACTCCAGACCTTAGAATAGTTCCATTCTGTGCATTTAATGTAATTCCAGAATGGTATAGAGATAGAATTCAAAAGAAATACTCTATCACTGTAGAGGAATGGGAAGAAAGAGAAGGTGTTAAACTTGAAGATGGTCTTTACAGAGGTCTTATGAGACGTGGAGCAGGTGATGAACTTGCTGCTGGCTGTGCAAAGAGTCAGATGTTCCATGATGCTGCTCAAGCAACAATGTAA
- a CDS encoding mRNA surveillance protein pelota, whose amino-acid sequence MITKEIDENSISVIPEDSEDLLNLRRIIKENDKVIGDTTRVLKQDKDYSRPDKGERIKVRIALTVEKISLDDVLDRLRVGGTISESSNESVPHGSHHSFILKLNDGITISKKKWLPIEKKLLESSNNQVSFVLVAIDTSDSGIARLRGTHLEFMPNIYSGSGGKRYKTNFKIEKFFEQVQQAVSTIFKEGDTIVIFGPGETKKRFANFIEKSQKLQKYKIQVVDGIDSGGEDGIYTFTKSQSMQEIMSDSKLAKASSIIDQVMILANKTSRKFTMGYNETINANQMGAVESMVFSDKVIQENDEQGVMDFLNDAETKGVKIYSVDSSTDIGLRVSGLGGIVSLLRYAIES is encoded by the coding sequence ATGATTACAAAAGAAATAGATGAAAATTCAATCTCGGTCATACCAGAAGATTCTGAAGATCTTTTGAATTTACGTCGAATTATCAAAGAGAATGATAAAGTGATTGGAGATACTACAAGAGTTCTAAAACAAGATAAAGATTATTCAAGACCAGACAAAGGAGAACGAATCAAAGTTAGAATTGCATTAACAGTTGAAAAAATTTCACTTGATGATGTTCTAGATAGATTAAGAGTAGGAGGCACAATTTCTGAATCAAGTAATGAATCAGTTCCACATGGTTCCCATCATTCTTTTATTTTAAAATTAAATGATGGAATTACTATTTCAAAGAAAAAATGGTTGCCAATTGAAAAAAAACTTTTAGAATCAAGTAATAATCAAGTTAGTTTTGTACTAGTTGCAATTGATACTAGTGATAGTGGAATTGCAAGACTAAGAGGTACACATTTAGAATTTATGCCAAATATCTATTCGGGTTCTGGTGGAAAAAGATACAAAACAAATTTCAAGATTGAGAAATTCTTTGAACAAGTTCAACAAGCAGTATCAACTATTTTCAAAGAAGGAGACACTATAGTGATTTTTGGTCCAGGTGAAACAAAGAAAAGGTTTGCAAATTTCATAGAGAAATCACAAAAACTTCAAAAATATAAAATTCAAGTTGTAGATGGAATTGATTCTGGAGGAGAAGATGGAATTTACACATTTACAAAATCTCAATCAATGCAAGAAATAATGTCAGATAGTAAATTAGCCAAAGCCTCATCAATAATAGATCAAGTAATGATTTTAGCAAATAAAACAAGCAGGAAATTCACTATGGGATATAATGAAACAATCAATGCCAATCAAATGGGAGCAGTTGAATCAATGGTATTTTCTGATAAAGTAATTCAAGAAAATGATGAACAAGGAGTAATGGATTTTCTAAATGATGCTGAAACAAAGGGAGTCAAGATTTACAGTGTCGATTCATCTACAGATATTGGACTTAGAGTATCAGGGCTGGGTGGAATAGTTTCTTTGTTACGATATGCTATAGAATCTTAG
- a CDS encoding glycosyltransferase family 4 protein, which produces MKLLVGGSKSKLFHLQEFSRAISKYDIECKVVHDREIYAGFPSKKVSDWFQTRKKFDELISDFKPDLVLIDNPSSHFGLATLKAKIPLVVHLRGDYWSELKWAKETTYKTPHRRIALWYKNKIGKECLEKSIAILPLSNNLKKIVRKQFPKKILETMYQGINPSLWYPTEQMKIQHPSVGLLQDAIIWGKTKEMFILTEILEKMPEITFYWAGDGPFRDEVLTRLNKYENFHWLGRLSHPKQVREFLMSVDIYALISGFDTLGMTSQEAALMKKPVLATKIGGIPESMQENETGYLIEKGNFEQWIEKISFLSKNKEKAKQMGEKGRGFVESKFTWDVVAKETAANLKKILENQS; this is translated from the coding sequence TTGAAATTACTTGTAGGCGGTTCTAAAAGTAAGTTATTTCATTTGCAAGAATTTTCCAGAGCCATTTCTAAATATGACATTGAATGTAAAGTGGTTCACGATAGAGAAATTTATGCAGGATTTCCAAGTAAAAAAGTATCAGATTGGTTTCAAACTAGAAAGAAATTTGATGAATTAATTTCAGATTTTAAACCAGATTTAGTTTTAATCGATAACCCTTCATCACATTTTGGACTAGCAACATTAAAAGCTAAAATCCCATTGGTTGTTCATTTACGAGGAGATTATTGGTCTGAACTTAAATGGGCAAAAGAAACAACATACAAAACTCCACATAGGAGAATTGCATTATGGTATAAAAATAAAATTGGAAAAGAATGTTTAGAAAAATCAATTGCGATTCTACCTTTATCTAATAATTTAAAAAAAATTGTTAGGAAACAATTTCCAAAAAAAATTCTTGAAACTATGTATCAAGGGATAAATCCATCACTTTGGTATCCTACTGAACAAATGAAAATACAACATCCAAGTGTGGGATTATTACAAGATGCCATAATTTGGGGTAAAACAAAAGAAATGTTCATCTTAACAGAAATTTTAGAAAAAATGCCTGAAATTACTTTCTATTGGGCAGGGGATGGTCCATTCAGGGATGAAGTTTTAACAAGATTAAACAAGTATGAGAATTTTCATTGGTTAGGAAGACTATCGCATCCAAAACAAGTAAGAGAGTTTTTGATGAGTGTAGATATTTACGCATTAATTAGTGGATTTGATACTCTAGGAATGACAAGCCAAGAGGCAGCTTTAATGAAAAAACCTGTCTTAGCTACAAAAATTGGAGGAATTCCAGAATCAATGCAGGAAAATGAAACTGGATATTTAATAGAAAAAGGTAATTTTGAACAATGGATAGAAAAAATATCTTTTTTGAGTAAAAATAAAGAAAAAGCAAAACAAATGGGAGAGAAAGGTAGGGGATTTGTTGAATCCAAATTTACTTGGGATGTAGTAGCTAAAGAAACTGCAGCAAATTTAAAAAAAATTCTTGAAAATCAATCTTAA
- a CDS encoding secondary thiamine-phosphate synthase enzyme YjbQ, whose product MKSLTEYLTFEVKTRRAFVNITSDVRKLVTKSKIQEGLCLVNAMHITASIFINDNEGGLLHDYEKWLEELAPHAPTTHYDHNNTGEDNADAHLKRQIMGREVVVAITNGELDFGPWEEIFYGEFDGKRPKRVLVKIIGE is encoded by the coding sequence ATGAAATCTTTAACTGAATATTTGACTTTTGAAGTAAAGACTAGACGAGCATTTGTAAACATTACATCTGATGTAAGAAAATTAGTAACAAAAAGTAAAATCCAAGAAGGACTTTGTCTTGTAAATGCAATGCATATCACTGCAAGTATTTTCATAAATGATAATGAAGGTGGATTGCTTCATGATTATGAAAAATGGTTAGAAGAATTGGCTCCACATGCACCAACGACACACTATGATCATAACAATACAGGTGAGGATAATGCAGATGCCCATCTAAAACGACAAATAATGGGAAGAGAAGTTGTAGTTGCAATAACTAATGGCGAATTAGATTTTGGACCATGGGAAGAAATTTTCTATGGAGAATTTGATGGAAAACGACCAAAAAGAGTTTTAGTTAAAATTATTGGCGAGTAA
- a CDS encoding nucleotide sugar dehydrogenase yields MNKKIFDRNIDDVKKSIKSAEISVCVIGIGRIGLPTALSFAKSGLLTTGLDINTSLVEKINSGDFPLKDEPKYDIIFDEVLKNKTFHATTQANEIIPKSDVILLSLPTPMNENNIPDYSALKSVANQLHSLMTPGTLVVVESTIEPGFLENELIPIIDGNDERLESGINYGIGVCPETANPGEIITDFEKLPRLVGGINKKSADIITEIYHHVFPVQLIPMPNCKTANAVKLTTNVFRDINIAFINELSILFEKLGIDTNTVLEAAKTKYNFQVHYPGAGVGGPCLPINSYQFLNSGKQFDDDLLTIIKASRKRNESMPHYVIDMINETLSQNGKLLKNCSLLIMGVSYKPNVKDIQLTPAEIIINKLKDQGAILKIYDPYFKSSTVFGIETENNLEDALHKVDAVILLTAHKEFLKIEPSFLKSTMKSPIVIDTRGVFDVSAAKEAGLIIRSLGRKF; encoded by the coding sequence ATGAACAAAAAAATTTTTGATAGAAATATTGATGATGTTAAAAAATCAATTAAATCAGCTGAAATTTCAGTCTGTGTAATTGGGATTGGTAGAATTGGTCTACCTACTGCACTATCTTTTGCAAAATCAGGATTATTGACTACGGGATTGGATATTAACACTAGTTTAGTTGAAAAAATAAATTCTGGGGATTTTCCTTTAAAGGACGAACCAAAATATGATATAATTTTTGATGAGGTTTTAAAAAATAAAACATTTCATGCAACAACCCAAGCTAATGAAATTATTCCAAAATCTGATGTTATATTATTATCATTACCTACACCTATGAATGAAAACAACATTCCTGATTATTCTGCTTTGAAATCTGTTGCAAATCAACTTCACAGTCTAATGACGCCTGGTACATTAGTTGTAGTTGAAAGTACTATTGAACCAGGTTTTTTGGAAAATGAATTAATTCCTATAATTGATGGAAATGATGAACGATTAGAATCTGGAATTAATTATGGAATAGGAGTTTGTCCTGAAACTGCAAATCCTGGTGAAATAATCACAGATTTTGAAAAATTACCTAGACTTGTAGGTGGAATAAATAAAAAATCAGCTGATATTATTACTGAAATATATCATCATGTATTCCCTGTACAACTCATTCCAATGCCTAATTGTAAGACTGCAAATGCTGTTAAACTTACAACAAATGTTTTTCGTGATATCAATATTGCATTCATAAATGAACTATCTATTTTATTTGAAAAACTTGGGATAGATACTAACACTGTTTTGGAAGCAGCAAAAACAAAATATAATTTCCAAGTCCATTATCCTGGCGCTGGTGTGGGAGGACCATGTCTACCCATAAACTCGTACCAATTTTTAAATTCTGGAAAACAATTTGACGATGATCTATTGACAATAATCAAAGCTAGTAGAAAACGAAATGAAAGTATGCCCCATTATGTTATAGACATGATAAATGAAACTTTATCTCAAAATGGAAAATTATTAAAAAATTGTTCATTATTGATAATGGGGGTATCATACAAACCCAATGTGAAAGATATACAATTGACACCCGCAGAAATTATAATAAATAAATTAAAAGATCAAGGAGCAATACTCAAAATCTATGATCCATATTTTAAATCCTCAACTGTGTTTGGAATAGAAACTGAAAACAATTTGGAAGATGCATTACATAAAGTAGATGCAGTGATTTTACTTACAGCTCATAAAGAATTTTTAAAAATTGAACCCTCTTTTTTAAAATCAACTATGAAAAGTCCTATAGTAATTGATACTAGAGGTGTTTTTGATGTTTCTGCTGCAAAAGAAGCTGGTCTAATTATTAGGAGCCTTGGACGAAAATTCTAA
- a CDS encoding asparagine synthase-related protein, which translates to MDENSKVSFDSKSVQEILTLRYDTTQIPKLQKLTSKQFIQQNEKVSIDKIEKLISDEIISKINPEKTKLSLALSGGIDSTLVLALIRKQFPKIPIETISIKFADSNDESIIASKTAEHFETNHSIIYLENFLQELPKAIYISEKPFWDLHWYYVVKKSNSFSNCLASGDGGDELFGGYSFRYSKFLTLVNQTSSPVEKVKAYLQCHERDRVPDQENIFKEKLKFSWNSIYNILLPYFDNTLSLLDQVFLADYNGKLLYNFSPINSKLHKYFKIDSLTPILSNNMINYSTQISSNQKYNQKNNIGKIPLRTLLKNLDAEKFVSPTKLGFSINTLNLWKTFGQRISKSYLTEARIVQDGLINDDWIKKYLNSTNLNVNYVNKFLGLLAFEIWYRLFITKEMKSHEQLT; encoded by the coding sequence TTGGACGAAAATTCTAAGGTTTCATTCGATTCTAAATCAGTTCAAGAGATTCTTACTTTAAGATATGATACTACACAAATTCCCAAATTACAAAAACTAACTTCAAAACAATTCATACAACAAAATGAAAAAGTTTCAATTGATAAAATTGAAAAATTAATCTCTGATGAAATTATTTCTAAAATTAATCCTGAAAAAACAAAATTATCTTTAGCACTAAGTGGAGGTATTGATTCTACACTAGTTTTGGCATTAATCAGAAAACAGTTTCCAAAAATTCCTATTGAAACTATCTCCATAAAATTTGCTGATAGTAATGATGAATCAATAATTGCAAGTAAAACTGCAGAACATTTTGAAACAAATCACTCAATAATTTACCTTGAAAACTTTTTACAAGAATTACCCAAAGCGATTTATATTTCAGAAAAACCTTTTTGGGATTTACATTGGTATTATGTTGTAAAAAAATCAAATTCTTTTTCAAATTGTCTAGCTTCTGGTGATGGAGGAGATGAACTCTTTGGAGGCTATTCTTTTAGATATTCAAAATTCTTAACTTTAGTAAATCAAACTTCGTCACCTGTTGAAAAAGTTAAAGCGTATCTTCAATGTCATGAACGTGATAGAGTACCTGATCAAGAAAATATTTTTAAAGAAAAATTAAAATTCTCGTGGAATTCAATTTATAATATTCTTTTACCTTATTTTGATAACACATTGTCTCTTTTAGATCAAGTATTTTTAGCAGATTATAATGGAAAACTTCTTTACAATTTCAGTCCAATCAATTCAAAACTCCATAAATATTTTAAAATTGATTCTCTCACGCCTATATTGTCAAATAATATGATAAATTATTCAACACAAATATCTTCTAACCAAAAATATAATCAAAAAAATAATATTGGTAAAATACCATTGAGAACACTTTTGAAAAATTTAGATGCAGAAAAATTTGTTAGTCCTACAAAACTTGGATTTTCAATTAATACATTAAATTTATGGAAAACTTTTGGTCAAAGAATATCTAAATCATATCTAACAGAAGCAAGAATTGTCCAAGATGGACTAATTAATGATGATTGGATAAAAAAATATCTCAATTCTACAAACTTGAATGTGAATTATGTAAACAAATTTTTAGGTTTACTGGCATTTGAGATATGGTATAGGCTTTTCATTACAAAAGAAATGAAATCTCATGAACAACTAACTTAA
- the cutA gene encoding divalent-cation tolerance protein CutA: MKPVIIISTYPNKKSISKIANELVKNKTVACVNISKISSIYSWKGKIENSSEYLAIFKTINKNKTKLKKKIKETHPYDVPEIAEIDVTSIDKSYLKWLVESTN; encoded by the coding sequence ATGAAACCAGTAATAATTATCTCAACATATCCTAATAAAAAATCAATTTCAAAAATTGCAAATGAACTTGTAAAAAATAAAACAGTAGCATGTGTCAATATTTCTAAAATTTCTTCAATTTACTCTTGGAAAGGAAAAATTGAAAATTCTTCTGAATATCTTGCCATTTTCAAAACCATTAACAAAAATAAGACAAAGTTGAAAAAGAAAATCAAAGAAACTCATCCTTATGATGTTCCTGAAATAGCTGAAATTGACGTCACCTCTATTGATAAATCATATCTGAAATGGTTAGTAGAATCTACAAACTAA
- a CDS encoding glycosyltransferase family 4 protein: protein MKFLFISPRYSGGIGGHAAMLAHQLENFGHSVTKMETPHIPIKNLKNPSFAILGALKGIMNRQNYDIVHAFNIPSGFAMHYSKGQKKILSAHGVYSDQVKVLHSSTTSKIATSAESRVFKWADKLTTDSQITKKEYKKKFNLDLEYLPSPIDTEMFKKIPEVKKITNQVAYVGRDSFEKGIDILKSIESKINGNVVYCVDKPWDETMKILKSSRLLVVPSRMESLPTVIKEAFYLKIPVIASSVGGIPELVTHNETGILTESENPQLLLKNINELLIDESLQQKLSSNAYDFVIKHFTWKKILPKYLNFYENLLKN from the coding sequence GTGAAATTTCTTTTTATTTCGCCTAGATATTCTGGTGGAATTGGTGGACATGCTGCAATGCTTGCACACCAATTAGAAAATTTTGGGCATAGTGTTACAAAAATGGAAACACCTCACATTCCAATTAAAAATCTAAAAAATCCAAGTTTTGCAATTTTAGGTGCATTAAAAGGAATAATGAATAGACAAAATTATGATATAGTTCATGCATTCAATATACCATCGGGATTTGCAATGCATTATTCAAAGGGACAGAAAAAAATTCTATCTGCCCATGGAGTTTACAGTGACCAAGTAAAAGTATTGCATTCATCAACAACTAGTAAAATTGCAACTAGTGCAGAATCAAGAGTTTTCAAATGGGCTGATAAATTAACTACTGATTCACAAATAACTAAGAAAGAATACAAAAAAAAATTCAACCTTGATTTAGAATATCTGCCATCTCCAATAGATACTGAAATGTTTAAAAAAATTCCAGAAGTTAAAAAAATTACAAATCAAGTTGCATATGTAGGTCGAGATAGTTTTGAAAAAGGAATTGATATACTAAAAAGTATAGAATCAAAAATAAATGGAAATGTGGTATATTGTGTAGACAAACCTTGGGATGAAACTATGAAAATTCTTAAATCTTCAAGACTACTAGTAGTTCCTTCTAGAATGGAAAGTCTTCCAACTGTTATAAAAGAAGCATTTTATCTAAAAATACCCGTCATTGCATCTTCTGTAGGTGGAATTCCAGAATTAGTTACACATAATGAGACTGGAATATTAACAGAATCTGAAAATCCTCAATTATTACTAAAAAATATTAATGAATTATTGATTGATGAATCACTTCAACAAAAATTATCATCTAATGCATATGATTTTGTAATCAAACATTTTACTTGGAAAAAAATCCTTCCAAAATATCTTAATTTTTATGAAAACTTATTAAAAAATTGA
- a CDS encoding metal-dependent transcriptional regulator, producing the protein MDALNDDQETLFVGTAEAEHVEMYLKAIWHIKERGEDVKISTIAKMLNVRQPSVVQMLKKLNLKNLVNYNKAGVRLTEDGERIGASMMRNSRLLEVLMDSALKVEIDEEMVCGIEHHMNKQFTDALCVMLKHPRKCPHDHEIPMGECCKST; encoded by the coding sequence ATGGACGCATTAAATGATGATCAAGAGACTCTCTTTGTAGGTACTGCAGAAGCTGAACATGTAGAGATGTATCTCAAAGCAATTTGGCATATTAAAGAAAGGGGGGAAGATGTAAAAATTAGCACCATTGCAAAAATGCTCAATGTTAGACAACCAAGTGTAGTTCAGATGCTAAAGAAATTAAATTTGAAAAATCTTGTAAATTACAATAAAGCAGGAGTAAGACTTACTGAAGATGGTGAGAGAATAGGAGCAAGTATGATGAGAAATAGTAGATTATTGGAGGTTCTAATGGATAGTGCACTCAAGGTAGAAATTGATGAGGAAATGGTTTGTGGAATTGAACATCACATGAACAAACAATTTACAGATGCACTTTGTGTAATGCTAAAACATCCAAGAAAATGTCCACATGATCATGAAATTCCAATGGGCGAATGTTGTAAATCAACATAA
- a CDS encoding NAD-dependent epimerase/dehydratase family protein, whose protein sequence is MEYVVTGGAGFIGNNIVRQLIKNNHSVKVIDNLHSGRKSNLEDILDKIEFHEIDIRNFDKLREICKNVDGIFHEAALTVVQESFTKRDEYFDVNLVGTENILKIAKEFEIKVVFASSSSVYGDTETIPIKEDSPRKPINPYGDTKYQSELLAEKYAELDVKVIGLRYFNIYGKGQTISYAGVITKFLHNIKNNESLKIFGDGEQIRDFVHVEDVAYANILAMDSDVNFGFYNIGTNVPTSINHLAEILITISNQDLKIIHIDALEGDVKNSLADLTNTNKKLNWKAKIGLEEGLKIFFN, encoded by the coding sequence ATGGAATATGTAGTAACTGGAGGGGCAGGTTTTATTGGGAATAATATCGTACGTCAATTAATTAAAAATAATCATTCTGTTAAAGTGATTGATAACTTACATTCTGGGAGAAAGAGCAATCTTGAGGATATTCTAGATAAGATTGAATTTCATGAGATTGATATTCGCAATTTTGATAAATTAAGAGAAATTTGTAAAAATGTTGACGGTATTTTTCATGAAGCAGCTCTAACAGTAGTTCAAGAGTCATTCACTAAAAGAGATGAATATTTTGATGTAAATCTAGTGGGAACTGAAAATATTCTAAAAATCGCCAAAGAATTTGAAATCAAAGTTGTTTTTGCAAGTAGTTCAAGTGTTTATGGAGACACTGAAACAATTCCAATCAAAGAAGATTCTCCAAGAAAACCAATTAATCCTTATGGAGATACAAAATACCAATCAGAATTATTAGCTGAAAAATATGCAGAACTGGATGTCAAAGTTATTGGATTAAGATATTTCAATATTTATGGAAAAGGCCAAACTATTTCATATGCAGGAGTAATTACAAAATTCCTACATAATATAAAAAATAATGAATCACTGAAAATTTTTGGAGATGGTGAACAAATTAGAGATTTTGTTCATGTAGAAGATGTTGCATATGCAAATATACTTGCAATGGATTCAGATGTGAATTTTGGATTTTATAATATAGGAACAAATGTTCCAACTTCAATTAATCATTTGGCAGAAATTTTAATTACAATTTCAAATCAAGATCTAAAAATAATTCATATCGATGCATTAGAAGGAGATGTGAAAAACAGTTTAGCAGATCTTACAAATACAAATAAGAAATTAAATTGGAAAGCAAAAATAGGTTTAGAAGAAGGATTAAAAATATTTTTTAATTAA
- a CDS encoding TrmB family transcriptional regulator, with protein MSISDKTRKALEKIGLTSYEIRTFSALLKSGELTASDLSQKSGVPYSKIYEVLGTLEEKGWIGSDDSRPTKYFAKSPSTGLETTKQKMETDFSQNQNVILNELVPLYEKSGTSERPDIWVLSGAANIAAKILEMVETCRNEVMIALPEAGVDLVKQALPKLRSLHDKGVDITILTSDKMDKESIKAIKRVATVTIKKGLFGGGIISDKRYVVILLGPEIGGVNSSEVVAIWADHAGLAGFARQYFEYLLKDSKKV; from the coding sequence ATGAGCATTTCCGATAAAACAAGAAAAGCATTAGAGAAAATTGGTCTTACCAGTTACGAAATTAGAACGTTTTCAGCTTTGTTAAAGTCAGGAGAATTAACAGCATCAGATCTCAGTCAGAAATCAGGAGTTCCTTACTCAAAAATTTATGAAGTTTTAGGAACTCTAGAAGAAAAAGGGTGGATTGGTTCAGATGATTCAAGGCCAACAAAATATTTTGCAAAATCACCTTCAACAGGTCTTGAAACTACAAAACAAAAAATGGAAACTGATTTTTCGCAGAATCAAAATGTAATTTTAAATGAATTAGTTCCTTTGTATGAAAAAAGTGGAACAAGTGAAAGGCCGGACATATGGGTATTATCTGGTGCAGCAAACATTGCAGCTAAAATTTTAGAAATGGTAGAGACATGTAGAAATGAAGTAATGATTGCATTGCCCGAAGCTGGAGTAGATCTTGTTAAGCAAGCATTACCAAAACTAAGATCACTTCATGATAAGGGAGTAGATATTACAATTCTTACATCAGACAAAATGGATAAAGAATCAATCAAGGCAATCAAAAGAGTTGCCACTGTAACAATCAAGAAAGGATTGTTTGGAGGTGGAATAATTTCTGATAAAAGATACGTAGTAATTCTACTAGGGCCTGAAATTGGAGGCGTAAATTCTTCTGAAGTTGTAGCAATTTGGGCAGATCATGCGGGATTGGCAGGATTTGCACGTCAATACTTTGAATATTTATTAAAAGATTCCAAGAAGGTGTAG